Proteins encoded by one window of Sphingomonas ginkgonis:
- a CDS encoding cell wall hydrolase, translated as MSALVLVRRRLGIGLAALRWDVAALGAVLVAALLAGGLGLTAGAAPVAGSERSVAVPLAPVQQARLVAATSGEQASVGQATGSQAERINAALPFSAAPIQSARAFALSGSATDHDRALTCLTQAVYYEAATEPLAGRRAVAQVVLNRMRHPAFPKSVCGVVYQGASRPGCQFSFVCDGSLWRAPAPAAWAAAQSVAAAALAGYVEASVGQATHYHADYVAPRWAPLLAKISKIGAHIFYRWPGAWGTAAAFTGRYAGEPADPASLRPALRPGVGAGPQAPLVLAAAEAAKGPPVARAEQDVGGLLDTSKGWTLNIPLPAESGSAAARIAALQDRPAPTQTPAAAIAVASAAPLSGGGN; from the coding sequence GTGAGCGCGCTCGTGCTGGTCCGCCGGCGGCTGGGGATCGGCCTCGCCGCGCTCCGCTGGGACGTGGCGGCGCTGGGCGCGGTGCTGGTGGCGGCGCTGCTCGCCGGGGGGCTTGGCCTGACCGCGGGTGCCGCGCCGGTGGCGGGGAGCGAGCGGTCGGTGGCGGTTCCGCTCGCTCCGGTGCAGCAGGCGCGGCTGGTCGCGGCGACCAGCGGCGAGCAGGCCAGCGTCGGCCAAGCGACCGGCAGCCAGGCGGAGCGGATCAATGCCGCGCTGCCGTTCAGCGCCGCGCCGATCCAGTCGGCCCGCGCCTTCGCGCTCAGCGGCAGCGCGACCGACCACGACCGGGCACTGACCTGCCTGACCCAGGCGGTCTATTACGAGGCTGCCACCGAGCCGCTCGCCGGGCGCCGCGCGGTGGCGCAGGTGGTGCTCAACCGGATGCGCCATCCCGCCTTCCCGAAGAGCGTCTGCGGGGTCGTCTACCAGGGCGCGAGCCGGCCGGGCTGCCAGTTCAGCTTTGTCTGCGACGGGTCGCTGTGGCGGGCGCCGGCGCCGGCCGCCTGGGCCGCGGCGCAGTCCGTCGCCGCCGCGGCGCTCGCCGGCTATGTCGAGGCGAGCGTCGGGCAGGCGACCCACTACCACGCCGACTATGTCGCGCCGCGCTGGGCGCCGCTGCTGGCCAAGATCAGCAAGATCGGCGCGCACATCTTCTATCGCTGGCCGGGCGCGTGGGGCACCGCCGCCGCCTTCACCGGCCGCTATGCCGGCGAGCCCGCCGACCCGGCGAGCCTGCGCCCGGCGCTTCGCCCGGGGGTGGGCGCCGGACCGCAGGCGCCGCTGGTGCTCGCGGCGGCCGAGGCGGCCAAGGGCCCGCCGGTCGCGCGGGCCGAGCAGGACGTCGGCGGGCTGCTCGACACCAGCAAGGGCTGGACCCTGAACATCCCGCTTCCGGCGGAGAGCGGATCGGCCGCGGCGCGTATCGCGGCGCTGCAGGACCGCCCGGCGCCGACCCAGACCCCGGCCGCGGCGATCGCCGTTGCCAGCGCCGCCCCGCTGTCGGGCGGCGGCAATTAG
- a CDS encoding type I secretion system permease/ATPase encodes MNWLDSGSPRELDPVLDCLSFIARRSDRPSSPVLLRAGLALSDRGTLPFHQIEPALDQVGMRSFPLTRNLRRWPAAKLPAILELEDERAAVLLELNGGDALVYAPGAPEPMWVAIDELAGAFTGEAVFVEADPTRERMSERPWDHARRHHWFWAEVWKVRRELSPVLLAALVVNLLAFAMPLFTMHVYDRVIPNKAIPTLWVLALGVVLALALDFTLRLARSQLIDEVGRKLDGKLSQKLFEKVMNLPLAQRQGSTGAIARRVSEYEMVRDFFASTTVVLLVDISFLLLFLGLITILAGWLVLVPVVGIVLMVAAGMTLRRAMGRTALDAQADSSLQHSVLVESIGGLETLKAARAEGQMLGRWKRYSSNSAATQEKMRRLTAVAVNLASVSQQLISIGLLIGGFYMFNEGHMTMGAIIAIVMIAGRALAPVGQFAFLVTRARQAFATLDSLQRMMDSEDERHAATRSIVPEIRSGTIVLDHVQFRYPNAARDSLADVSLTIRPGERIGIIGRVASGKSTLGRLLCGLYAPSEGVLTVDGLDSRQYHPHQLREAFRFVGQDAELFSGTVRDNLMLGAAQASDEQLIEAVVKSGADIFLSRDAAGFDLPVGERGGHLSGGQRSLLVLARALVSPSKLLFLDEPTGAMDTQTEAYFIDHLKTAVAPDQTLVVSTHRHQMLSIVDRLIVIDGGRILADGPRDKVMQQLSAAAQAAAAPKAAAR; translated from the coding sequence CCACCAGATCGAGCCGGCGCTCGACCAAGTCGGGATGCGCAGCTTCCCGCTCACCCGCAACCTCCGCCGCTGGCCGGCCGCCAAGCTTCCCGCCATCCTTGAGCTGGAGGACGAGCGCGCGGCGGTGCTGCTCGAGCTGAACGGGGGCGACGCGCTGGTCTATGCGCCGGGCGCGCCCGAGCCGATGTGGGTGGCGATCGACGAGCTCGCCGGCGCCTTCACCGGCGAGGCGGTGTTCGTCGAGGCCGATCCGACCCGCGAGCGGATGAGCGAGCGGCCGTGGGACCACGCCAGGCGCCATCACTGGTTCTGGGCGGAGGTGTGGAAGGTTCGCCGCGAGCTGTCGCCGGTGCTGCTGGCGGCGCTGGTGGTCAACCTGCTCGCCTTCGCCATGCCGCTGTTCACCATGCACGTCTACGACCGGGTCATCCCCAACAAGGCGATCCCGACCCTGTGGGTGCTGGCACTGGGCGTGGTGCTGGCGCTGGCGCTCGACTTCACGCTTCGGCTCGCCCGCTCGCAGCTGATCGACGAGGTCGGCCGCAAGCTCGACGGCAAGCTCAGCCAGAAGCTGTTCGAGAAGGTGATGAACCTGCCGCTGGCGCAGCGCCAGGGCTCGACCGGCGCGATCGCCCGGCGGGTCAGCGAATATGAAATGGTGCGCGACTTCTTCGCCTCGACGACGGTGGTGCTGCTGGTCGACATCAGCTTCCTGCTGCTGTTCCTCGGGCTGATCACCATCCTCGCCGGCTGGCTGGTGCTGGTGCCGGTGGTCGGGATCGTGCTGATGGTCGCGGCCGGCATGACGCTGCGCCGGGCGATGGGCCGGACTGCGCTCGACGCGCAGGCCGACAGCTCGCTCCAGCACAGCGTGCTGGTGGAATCGATCGGCGGGCTGGAGACGCTCAAGGCCGCGCGTGCCGAGGGGCAGATGCTCGGCCGGTGGAAGCGCTACTCGTCCAACTCGGCGGCGACGCAGGAGAAGATGCGGCGGCTGACCGCGGTGGCGGTCAACCTTGCCAGCGTGTCGCAGCAGCTGATCTCGATCGGGCTGCTGATCGGCGGCTTCTACATGTTCAACGAGGGCCACATGACGATGGGCGCGATCATCGCCATCGTCATGATCGCGGGCCGCGCGCTGGCCCCTGTCGGGCAGTTCGCCTTCCTCGTCACGCGCGCCCGCCAGGCGTTCGCGACGCTCGATTCGCTGCAGCGAATGATGGACAGCGAGGACGAGCGGCACGCCGCGACGCGCAGCATCGTGCCGGAGATCCGTTCGGGCACGATCGTCCTCGACCATGTCCAGTTCCGTTACCCCAACGCGGCGCGCGACAGCCTGGCCGACGTCAGCCTGACGATCCGCCCGGGCGAGCGGATCGGGATCATCGGCCGGGTCGCCTCGGGCAAGTCGACGCTCGGCCGGCTGCTGTGCGGCCTCTACGCGCCGAGCGAAGGGGTGCTCACCGTCGACGGGCTCGACAGCCGGCAATACCACCCGCACCAGCTGCGCGAGGCGTTCCGCTTCGTCGGGCAGGATGCCGAGCTGTTCAGCGGGACGGTGCGCGACAACCTCATGCTGGGCGCGGCGCAGGCGAGCGACGAGCAGCTGATCGAGGCGGTGGTGAAGTCGGGCGCCGACATCTTCCTGTCGCGCGACGCCGCGGGGTTCGACCTGCCGGTCGGCGAGCGCGGCGGGCATCTGTCGGGCGGGCAACGCTCGCTGCTGGTGCTGGCGCGAGCGCTGGTCAGCCCGTCCAAGCTGCTGTTCCTCGACGAGCCGACCGGCGCGATGGACACGCAGACCGAAGCCTATTTCATCGACCATCTGAAGACGGCGGTGGCGCCCGACCAGACCCTGGTCGTGTCGACCCACCGCCACCAGATGCTGAGCATCGTCGACCGGCTGATCGTGATCGACGGCGGGCGGATCCTCGCCGACGGGCCGCGCGACAAGGTGATGCAGCAGCTGAGCGCCGCGGCGCAGGCGGCCGCGGCGCCCAAGGCGGCGGCCCGGTGA
- a CDS encoding HlyD family type I secretion periplasmic adaptor subunit: MASIPLTDRRPATRRRGYRPLTGARLIILASAVGFALFLLWSSLAQVDEVTKGQGKVIPTSKLQLIQAAEPATIRELLVRSGERVHKGQLLVRLDDTESTSQLGQIEAETRSLQQRSARLEAEGTGAGGSVGGDENALLQARRSALSSKVAALRATAEQRRRESAEAAATIGSLSRSLVLAQDNVNRLAPLAAKNIVPQTDLATAQREVVDLQGRIAAAREQQGRAQAAIQQALSEASEAQFSFRQDALNERSQVNAKIAVNQQSLRGAQGRVSKTEIRSPVDGVVNDVQVTTIGGFVQAGQKIMEVVPLGDKLLVETRVKPSDIAFIKVGDKALVKVTAYDFSIYGGLDGKVVQVSADSIYDEATKEAYFNVIVETDKAWLMSVGRQLPITPGMMTDTQIITGRKSILTYLLKPVLKARSDALRER, from the coding sequence ATGGCTTCCATCCCCCTGACCGACCGCCGCCCCGCTACCCGCCGTCGCGGCTACCGGCCCTTGACCGGCGCCCGGCTGATCATCCTCGCCTCGGCGGTCGGCTTCGCGCTGTTCCTGCTGTGGTCCTCGCTGGCGCAGGTCGACGAGGTGACGAAGGGACAGGGCAAGGTCATCCCGACCAGCAAGCTGCAGCTCATCCAGGCGGCCGAGCCGGCGACCATCCGCGAACTGCTGGTCCGCTCGGGCGAGCGGGTCCACAAGGGGCAGCTGCTGGTGAGGCTCGACGATACCGAGAGCACGTCGCAGCTCGGCCAGATCGAGGCGGAGACGCGCAGCCTGCAGCAGCGCTCGGCGCGGCTCGAGGCGGAGGGCACGGGCGCCGGCGGCAGCGTCGGCGGGGACGAGAATGCGCTGCTCCAGGCGCGCCGCTCGGCGCTGTCGAGCAAGGTCGCCGCGCTTCGTGCGACCGCCGAGCAGCGCCGGCGCGAGTCGGCCGAGGCGGCGGCGACAATCGGCTCGCTGTCGCGCAGCCTGGTACTGGCGCAGGACAATGTGAACCGGCTGGCGCCGCTCGCCGCCAAGAACATCGTTCCGCAGACCGACCTCGCCACCGCGCAGCGCGAGGTGGTCGATCTGCAGGGCCGGATCGCCGCCGCGCGCGAGCAGCAGGGGCGGGCGCAGGCCGCGATCCAGCAGGCGCTGAGCGAGGCGAGCGAGGCGCAGTTCAGCTTCCGCCAGGACGCGCTCAACGAGCGCAGCCAGGTAAACGCCAAGATCGCGGTCAACCAGCAGTCGCTGCGCGGCGCGCAGGGGCGGGTCAGCAAGACCGAGATCCGCTCGCCGGTCGACGGGGTGGTCAACGACGTCCAGGTCACCACCATCGGCGGCTTCGTCCAGGCCGGACAGAAGATCATGGAAGTCGTGCCGCTGGGCGACAAGCTGCTGGTCGAGACGCGGGTGAAGCCGAGCGACATCGCCTTCATCAAGGTCGGCGACAAGGCACTGGTGAAGGTCACCGCCTACGACTTCTCGATCTACGGCGGACTCGACGGCAAGGTCGTGCAGGTGTCGGCGGACTCGATCTACGACGAGGCGACCAAGGAAGCCTATTTCAACGTCATCGTCGAGACCGACAAGGCGTGGCTGATGAGCGTGGGTCGGCAGCTGCCGATCACGCCGGGGATGATGACCGACACGCAGATCATCACCGGGCGCAAGAGCATCCTCACCTATCTGCTGAAGCCGGTGCTCAAGGCGCGGAGCGACGCGCTTCGGGAACGGTAG